In Paenibacillus sp. 1781tsa1, one DNA window encodes the following:
- a CDS encoding GNAT family N-acetyltransferase codes for MTVHIRLLNESDPVTISKAFQEQGWGRYAEQYLHYLAEQQNGDRVTLVAELNGEFAGYVNVLWQSKYPSFREQGIPEINDFNVLIKFQRQGIGSRLMERAEEVISERTDVAGIGVGVFSDYGKAQILYAHRGYIPDGHGVHRHDHYIQPGEETVMDDDVVLYLTKKLKGM; via the coding sequence ATGACTGTACATATCAGATTATTAAATGAGAGTGATCCTGTAACCATATCAAAGGCGTTTCAGGAGCAGGGGTGGGGGAGATACGCTGAGCAGTATCTTCATTACTTGGCTGAACAACAGAATGGGGACCGTGTAACCTTGGTAGCCGAGTTGAATGGAGAATTTGCTGGGTACGTGAATGTATTGTGGCAGTCCAAATACCCGTCTTTCAGGGAACAAGGCATTCCCGAAATTAACGATTTCAATGTGCTGATCAAGTTCCAGCGCCAAGGTATTGGTTCACGGTTGATGGAACGAGCAGAGGAAGTTATTTCGGAACGAACGGATGTAGCAGGCATTGGTGTAGGTGTGTTTTCCGATTATGGCAAAGCGCAAATTTTATATGCCCATCGCGGATATATACCGGACGGTCATGGTGTCCACAGACACGATCATTACATTCAGCCAGGTGAAGAAACAGTTATGGACGACGATGTTGTGCTTTATCTTACGAAGAAATTAAAAGGCATGTAA
- a CDS encoding ABC transporter permease — MSLNYIIFRNLRKNLKNYYLYVFALVFSVALYFSFVTLQYDPSMDEVAASTKGAAAIGASSVLLIVIVGIFLLYANTIFIKRRSKEIGLFQLIGLTKGRIFGILSAENSILYFGSMAIGVLIGFLASKLVLMILFKILGVDAITKLYFSPMALMQTVIVFTIMYLLIMLMNYTFIKRQSILSLFRVSATTEQQVQKMSVGQMIVGVLGIALIVYGYFMSARLFSGEAMDMQQLMYTMILILFSVILGTYLFYKGSVSFIFNLIRKSKNGYLSIHEVLSLSSIMFRMKSNALLLTIITTVSALAIGMLSLSYISYYSAEAQAKESLPEDFSFAQADVKNRFVAELEHKQIAYEEKHREPIYIEIDAQEVMDDSMTEQYLFSSVLSDNMVDNIDVQAGEVVFMGYGNAIQQLISIQEKGPIVLHGLKHRLAQQLIGTTKHGVLPAYYTGGTPVAVVDETVYQQLKQDIDPELQKAEWTDYYGVRIVNEGQAEDAYAVYKEQQLEAPSFSQIEFRNNQRNTMGLIMFIVGFLGLTFLITSGCILYFKQMNESEEEKGNYTILRKLGFTQGNLLRGIQIKQLFNFGIPLIVGLSHSYFAVKSGWFFFGTELATPTVIVMIVYTLLYSIFGLLSVWYYKRVIKEAL; from the coding sequence ATGAGCTTGAATTATATTATCTTCCGTAATCTCAGGAAAAATCTGAAGAATTATTATCTCTATGTTTTTGCGCTTGTGTTCAGTGTGGCCTTATATTTTTCCTTTGTGACGTTACAGTATGATCCTTCCATGGATGAGGTAGCAGCTTCAACGAAAGGTGCGGCGGCTATAGGCGCATCTTCGGTACTGTTAATCGTCATTGTCGGCATCTTTTTGCTCTATGCCAATACAATCTTTATCAAGCGGCGTAGCAAAGAAATTGGATTATTTCAATTGATCGGACTGACGAAAGGCAGAATTTTTGGCATTTTGAGTGCGGAGAACAGTATTCTCTATTTTGGCTCCATGGCTATCGGTGTGTTAATTGGGTTTCTTGCGTCCAAGCTGGTATTGATGATATTGTTCAAAATTCTCGGTGTGGATGCGATTACGAAACTGTACTTCTCTCCGATGGCACTGATGCAAACGGTGATTGTCTTTACGATAATGTATTTGCTCATCATGCTGATGAACTACACTTTTATCAAGAGACAGAGCATTCTCTCACTCTTTCGGGTGTCGGCCACTACGGAACAGCAGGTGCAGAAGATGTCTGTCGGACAGATGATTGTTGGCGTCTTGGGCATTGCCCTGATTGTGTATGGATACTTCATGTCTGCACGGCTGTTCAGCGGTGAGGCAATGGATATGCAGCAGTTGATGTATACGATGATTCTGATTCTCTTCTCGGTCATACTGGGCACATACCTGTTCTATAAGGGTTCGGTAAGTTTTATCTTTAATCTGATTCGCAAAAGCAAAAACGGCTACCTATCCATTCATGAGGTGTTATCGTTATCTTCAATCATGTTCCGCATGAAGTCTAATGCCTTGCTTCTCACGATTATTACAACCGTATCTGCACTTGCGATTGGCATGTTGTCACTCAGTTACATTTCGTATTATTCGGCAGAGGCTCAGGCCAAGGAAAGCTTGCCGGAGGATTTCTCTTTTGCTCAGGCGGATGTGAAAAATCGTTTTGTAGCGGAGTTGGAACACAAACAGATTGCTTATGAAGAGAAGCATAGAGAGCCTATTTATATTGAAATTGATGCACAAGAAGTGATGGATGACTCCATGACGGAACAATACCTGTTCAGTAGTGTGCTGAGTGACAACATGGTAGATAACATTGATGTGCAAGCGGGTGAAGTGGTCTTCATGGGATACGGAAATGCCATTCAGCAGTTAATTTCCATTCAGGAGAAAGGTCCAATCGTCTTGCACGGGTTGAAACATAGGCTGGCACAACAACTGATCGGAACAACCAAACATGGCGTCCTTCCCGCGTACTATACTGGGGGCACGCCTGTAGCGGTCGTGGATGAGACGGTATATCAGCAACTGAAGCAGGACATCGATCCCGAGCTGCAGAAAGCCGAGTGGACTGACTACTATGGTGTACGTATTGTGAACGAGGGGCAGGCTGAAGATGCATATGCCGTATACAAGGAGCAGCAGTTGGAAGCCCCAAGTTTCTCCCAAATTGAGTTCAGAAATAATCAACGTAACACGATGGGCCTAATTATGTTCATTGTTGGATTCCTTGGTTTGACGTTTTTAATTACATCAGGATGTATCCTGTACTTTAAACAAATGAATGAGAGTGAAGAGGAGAAGGGCAACTATACCATTCTGCGAAAGCTCGGATTTACGCAAGGCAATCTGTTGCGTGGAATTCAGATCAAACAATTGTTTAACTTCGGTATTCCACTCATCGTGGGATTGAGCCATAGTTACTTTGCCGTGAAATCAGGTTGGTTTTTCTTTGGCACGGAGCTGGCGACACCTACGGTCATTGTCATGATAGTCTATACATTGTTATATTCGATTTTTGGTCTGTTGTCCGTGTGGTACTATAAACGGGTGATTAAGGAAGCTTTGTAG
- a CDS encoding ABC transporter ATP-binding protein, translating into MWILEAKKIHKVYGNKLNKQEVLKGIDLGVSEGEFVGIMGPSGSGKTTLLNVLSSIDRVSQGTIDIEGKEFTGMKEKQLAEFRKHHLGFIFQEYNLLDTLTVKENVLLPLSITSIPKQEAHRKFEQIARELGIYELKDKYPSEISGGQKQRTSAARAFVHEPSIIFADEPTGALDSKSASDLLGKLSEMNSTRKATIIMVTHDPVAASYCSRVIFIRDGQIYTQLNKGDESRQSFFNDIIKTQGVLGGVQQ; encoded by the coding sequence ATGTGGATACTGGAAGCCAAAAAAATCCATAAAGTCTATGGGAATAAACTGAATAAACAGGAAGTGCTGAAGGGGATTGATCTTGGGGTAAGCGAGGGAGAGTTTGTTGGTATTATGGGGCCTTCGGGTTCGGGTAAAACGACGTTGCTTAATGTACTTTCTTCCATCGATCGGGTGAGCCAGGGCACGATTGATATTGAAGGCAAGGAATTCACCGGAATGAAGGAGAAACAGCTGGCTGAGTTCCGCAAACATCATCTGGGCTTTATTTTTCAGGAATACAATCTGCTGGATACCCTTACGGTGAAGGAAAATGTGTTATTACCACTCTCGATTACGAGCATTCCAAAGCAGGAGGCACACCGGAAGTTTGAACAGATTGCCCGTGAACTGGGAATCTACGAATTGAAAGACAAGTATCCATCTGAGATTTCGGGTGGGCAGAAGCAGCGAACTTCGGCAGCACGAGCATTTGTCCACGAGCCGAGTATCATTTTTGCGGATGAGCCAACAGGAGCGCTGGATTCCAAGTCCGCTTCGGATCTGCTAGGCAAGTTAAGTGAGATGAACAGCACCCGAAAGGCGACTATTATTATGGTTACCCATGATCCGGTTGCCGCAAGTTATTGCAGCAGAGTGATCTTCATTCGAGACGGTCAGATCTACACCCAGCTGAATAAAGGAGACGAGTCCCGGCAATCGTTTTTCAACGATATTATCAAAACCCAGGGCGTATTGGGTGGTGTGCAGCAATGA
- a CDS encoding VOC family protein, with amino-acid sequence MFSKVGQIMLYVNNQDESLAFWTEVAGFHIVDEVNLDEGMRWIEIAPTPDSQTSIILHDKEFVERMSAGVNLGTPSLMFFTENLDQLYADLSGKHVTVGEIVEMPTGRVFNFADNEGNYFAVLERAK; translated from the coding sequence ATGTTTAGCAAAGTCGGCCAAATTATGTTGTATGTCAACAATCAGGATGAATCATTGGCATTTTGGACGGAAGTTGCAGGATTCCACATTGTGGATGAAGTAAACCTGGACGAGGGTATGAGATGGATTGAGATTGCGCCCACCCCAGATTCGCAGACGAGTATTATTCTCCATGACAAAGAGTTCGTCGAACGGATGTCAGCGGGGGTAAATCTGGGCACACCTTCGTTAATGTTCTTCACCGAAAATCTGGATCAGTTATATGCCGACTTGTCTGGTAAACATGTAACGGTGGGAGAGATTGTCGAGATGCCAACCGGGCGTGTTTTCAACTTTGCTGATAATGAAGGAAATTACTTTGCAGTCTTGGAACGGGCGAAGTAA
- a CDS encoding N-acetyltransferase: MTIRLFQTIDQPAVLKMMTDHDFQFPPFIREQYPARWDLFLNMKDERISAYYVMVDEADVVIGHAGYIFQPTVNRYEIVGVVTCKSHLRQGVARTLITEICMKIAKFGCSDIMLYTLDHAENEAALVFYERMNFQKEGVDMNYYTSGFHRLALVKTL, encoded by the coding sequence ATGACTATTCGTCTTTTTCAAACGATTGATCAGCCAGCAGTGCTGAAAATGATGACGGATCATGATTTTCAATTCCCTCCGTTTATACGCGAACAGTATCCTGCGCGCTGGGATTTATTTTTAAATATGAAGGATGAACGGATCAGTGCTTATTATGTCATGGTTGACGAAGCAGATGTTGTGATAGGTCATGCTGGTTATATCTTTCAGCCTACGGTTAACCGATATGAAATTGTTGGCGTTGTTACATGTAAATCACACCTTCGACAGGGTGTAGCCCGTACACTAATTACTGAAATATGTATGAAAATAGCTAAATTTGGATGTAGTGATATCATGCTTTACACACTTGATCATGCAGAAAATGAAGCAGCGCTCGTATTTTATGAACGAATGAATTTTCAAAAGGAAGGTGTTGATATGAACTATTATACCTCGGGGTTCCATAGGCTGGCTCTTGTCAAAACACTATAA
- a CDS encoding response regulator transcription factor — MFKIMLIEDDESLFNEIKERLSQWSYDVYGVQDFGKVLQEYSVIQPQLVIIDIQLPQYDGFHWCRIIRSHSNVPIIFLSSRDHPADMVMSMHLGADDFIQKPFHFDVLIAKIQATLRRVYNYNTEHIELRTWRGAAIEYVKNTLTCGDESVLLTKNEMFILKVLVEHKNQIVTREELIRSLWDHEHFVSDNTLTVNVNRLRKKLEPIGLERYIETKVGQGYMATEEAEA; from the coding sequence TTGTTTAAAATTATGCTCATTGAAGACGATGAATCGTTATTCAATGAAATCAAGGAACGTTTGTCCCAATGGTCGTATGACGTGTATGGTGTGCAGGACTTTGGCAAGGTATTGCAGGAGTACAGCGTAATTCAGCCGCAACTGGTTATTATTGATATTCAGCTGCCCCAATATGACGGGTTCCATTGGTGTCGGATCATTCGCTCGCATTCCAATGTGCCGATTATCTTTTTGTCCTCACGGGATCATCCTGCGGATATGGTCATGTCCATGCATTTGGGTGCAGACGATTTTATCCAGAAGCCGTTTCACTTCGATGTATTGATTGCCAAGATTCAGGCAACTCTGCGGAGGGTGTACAACTATAATACAGAGCATATTGAACTCCGGACTTGGCGCGGTGCTGCAATTGAATATGTGAAAAATACACTCACTTGCGGGGATGAATCTGTTCTGTTGACCAAAAATGAGATGTTCATCCTTAAAGTGCTGGTCGAGCACAAAAATCAGATTGTTACCCGTGAGGAACTCATCCGGAGCTTGTGGGATCATGAACATTTCGTGAGTGACAATACGCTGACGGTTAACGTTAATCGGTTACGGAAGAAACTTGAACCCATCGGCTTGGAGCGGTACATTGAAACCAAAGTAGGTCAGGGGTACATGGCAACGGAAGAGGCAGAAGCATGA
- a CDS encoding SDR family NAD(P)-dependent oxidoreductase: MGERYFIITGTSKGIGKQLAELLLARGEWVYGISRGHSDELESSEEWSGRYHHVQYDLADLSGIDDVVTYLLDQIPTQEADCIGLINNAAMLEPLGPIEQCSAAEISQSLNISLAAPMILTSSFIQQTNHLSARRKIVNLSSGSGSYPAPSMAVYCTSKAGMNMFTQCVSLEQTGRQNPVEIIAFDPGMVDTELQAAARGKSAEEFALAGMFNQVYEAGQLRSPRDVAMQLIERIDEHNDTSNVIHPIEN; this comes from the coding sequence ATGGGAGAGAGGTATTTTATCATTACAGGTACATCCAAAGGAATTGGCAAACAGCTCGCGGAGTTGTTGTTAGCCAGGGGAGAATGGGTCTATGGCATTTCACGCGGGCATTCGGACGAGTTGGAATCAAGCGAGGAATGGAGCGGGCGTTACCATCATGTTCAGTACGATCTAGCCGACCTGAGCGGGATTGATGATGTGGTTACATATCTATTGGACCAAATCCCAACTCAGGAAGCTGATTGCATTGGACTCATTAATAATGCAGCGATGCTGGAGCCTCTAGGACCCATAGAACAATGCAGTGCGGCAGAGATAAGTCAGAGTCTTAACATCAGTCTTGCAGCGCCAATGATATTGACTTCATCTTTTATTCAACAAACCAATCACCTGTCCGCCAGACGTAAAATTGTTAATCTCTCATCGGGTTCGGGAAGTTATCCCGCGCCTTCAATGGCAGTGTACTGTACATCCAAGGCAGGTATGAATATGTTCACCCAATGCGTATCTTTGGAGCAAACGGGTCGACAGAACCCTGTTGAGATCATTGCTTTTGATCCGGGGATGGTCGATACGGAGTTACAGGCTGCTGCACGAGGCAAAAGTGCAGAGGAGTTTGCGCTTGCAGGCATGTTCAATCAAGTATATGAAGCAGGGCAATTAAGATCGCCACGAGATGTAGCGATGCAGTTGATCGAGCGGATTGACGAACACAATGATACAAGCAATGTTATACACCCTATTGAGAACTAA
- a CDS encoding class I SAM-dependent methyltransferase, with product MERTIKSVQDLYDMLDADFRSAKQFWEPFYEDRDSPIPFFPNKPDENLVAHVNAGLLAGGKALELGCGPGRNALYLTRQGYQVDAYDLSETAIAWAKERATEEQLDVHFECRSVFELAPEQEYDLVYDSGCLHHLLPHQRIPYIEMIHQALKPGGYFGMTCFAPGFGGQGGPESVMDDWQVYQEKSMRGGLAFTEEKLRYLLQDPFECVELRPMKAMSQDENCFGLPILWVTMWKKPGV from the coding sequence GTGGAAAGGACGATTAAAAGTGTACAGGATCTATATGATATGCTCGATGCGGACTTCAGATCTGCCAAGCAATTTTGGGAGCCTTTTTATGAGGATCGGGACAGCCCCATCCCCTTTTTCCCTAACAAACCGGATGAGAATCTGGTAGCGCATGTGAACGCAGGTCTGCTGGCAGGCGGCAAGGCATTGGAACTGGGTTGTGGCCCAGGCAGAAATGCGTTGTATTTAACCCGCCAAGGATATCAGGTAGATGCTTATGATCTTTCCGAGACAGCTATTGCTTGGGCTAAGGAAAGGGCAACAGAAGAGCAACTGGACGTGCATTTTGAATGTCGCTCCGTGTTCGAACTGGCCCCGGAGCAAGAATATGATCTTGTCTACGACTCAGGTTGTTTGCACCATCTGTTACCTCATCAGCGGATTCCTTACATAGAGATGATTCACCAAGCGCTCAAGCCCGGAGGATACTTTGGAATGACTTGTTTTGCTCCTGGTTTTGGCGGTCAAGGTGGGCCGGAGAGCGTCATGGACGATTGGCAGGTATATCAAGAGAAGTCGATGCGAGGTGGTCTTGCGTTCACGGAGGAGAAGCTTCGTTATTTACTGCAAGATCCATTTGAATGCGTGGAATTACGCCCAATGAAGGCGATGAGCCAGGATGAGAATTGTTTTGGATTACCGATTTTGTGGGTGACCATGTGGAAGAAACCGGGCGTTTAG
- a CDS encoding YfiT family bacillithiol transferase, with translation MDERFPIGPFVHTGEVTLAQREKWIQDIAELPEHAREAVKGLSEEQLSLPYREGGWMLKQVIHHMADSHMNSMIRFKLALTEDTPTIRPYYEERWAELSDSRDLDVEFSLQILDALHRRWVFLLNALTDADYAKQFYHPSSQETTRLDYNLGMYAWHGKHHVAHITSLRDRLGI, from the coding sequence ATGGACGAACGATTTCCGATAGGACCATTTGTACACACAGGTGAAGTTACCTTGGCACAGCGGGAGAAGTGGATTCAGGACATTGCTGAGTTGCCTGAGCACGCGCGAGAAGCGGTAAAGGGACTGAGTGAAGAGCAATTAAGTCTGCCCTATCGAGAAGGCGGATGGATGCTCAAACAGGTCATTCACCACATGGCAGACAGCCATATGAACAGTATGATTCGTTTCAAATTGGCACTGACAGAGGATACACCTACGATTCGACCATATTATGAAGAGCGTTGGGCTGAACTGAGTGATTCAAGGGACCTGGATGTTGAGTTCTCGCTTCAGATTCTGGATGCACTTCATCGTCGTTGGGTGTTTCTGTTAAACGCATTAACAGATGCAGATTATGCCAAACAATTCTATCATCCCTCATCGCAAGAAACAACGAGACTGGATTATAATCTGGGCATGTATGCGTGGCATGGCAAACACCATGTTGCGCATATCACATCGCTTCGAGATCGACTGGGAATATAG
- the pgsA gene encoding CDP-diacylglycerol--glycerol-3-phosphate 3-phosphatidyltransferase: protein MNLANKITLARIALIPLFMICFLNQHSLMFALVIFAVAAGTDKLDGYVARKYNQITNLGKLLDPLADKLLIAVALVMMVQENMISSWIAVIIIGREIVITALRMVATEQGIALAADRYGKIKMVLQVAAIIAILLYNVPFSLLTEVRVDVILLWLAAGVTLLSGLNYIVVNYKLLQTEK, encoded by the coding sequence ATGAATCTGGCAAATAAAATCACGTTGGCTAGAATCGCGTTGATTCCATTGTTTATGATCTGTTTCCTTAATCAGCATAGCTTGATGTTTGCACTAGTTATATTTGCAGTAGCGGCAGGTACGGATAAACTGGATGGATATGTAGCGAGAAAATATAATCAGATCACGAATCTGGGAAAGTTGCTTGATCCACTGGCGGATAAACTGTTGATTGCGGTAGCGCTGGTCATGATGGTTCAGGAGAATATGATCAGTTCATGGATTGCTGTAATCATTATTGGGCGTGAAATTGTCATTACTGCATTACGAATGGTAGCAACAGAGCAGGGCATTGCTCTTGCAGCAGATCGATATGGCAAGATCAAAATGGTGCTTCAGGTGGCAGCCATCATTGCCATTTTGTTATACAATGTTCCGTTCAGTTTGCTGACTGAGGTGCGGGTTGATGTAATTTTATTGTGGCTGGCGGCAGGAGTTACGCTGTTATCGGGATTGAATTATATTGTAGTAAACTATAAGTTGCTACAGACAGAAAAATAG
- a CDS encoding sensor histidine kinase, producing the protein MIGKYIRERASWLWLLVSMQLIILLVAYLDSSIPFQSVVYIVGLNVVVCLVFIWARFLKETRFYKKLSIWDHTYDLGELDIAESPYEQIVHEALSSQTQRYRKESSQHFIALEQEKDEMLSWIHEVKTPLTALQLMIERLPDDKLQSQMTYEWLRIHQLLDQQLHQKRIPFMHNDLFIEETEFEPILNSEIRALRSWCISKGIGFDVSLMVSRVLTDSKWLGFILRQLLSNAVKYSDSSDILIESREQDGHVILMIKDHGRGIETQDLPRIFDKGFTSTRGRMDGAATGMGLYLVRQVVQTLHMRIHVESSLGEGTIVTLIFPRKNDMVHLAGV; encoded by the coding sequence ATGATCGGTAAGTACATACGAGAAAGGGCTAGTTGGTTATGGCTACTGGTAAGCATGCAACTTATTATTTTATTGGTGGCCTACTTGGACTCGTCCATTCCATTCCAATCTGTGGTGTATATCGTAGGACTGAATGTGGTGGTATGCCTTGTTTTTATCTGGGCGAGATTCCTGAAAGAGACTCGTTTCTATAAAAAATTGAGCATCTGGGATCATACCTATGATCTGGGAGAACTCGACATCGCCGAAAGTCCATATGAGCAGATCGTACATGAGGCTCTGAGTTCCCAGACACAGCGATATCGTAAGGAGTCATCACAACATTTTATCGCCCTGGAACAGGAGAAGGACGAGATGTTGTCCTGGATTCATGAGGTGAAGACCCCACTAACTGCATTGCAACTGATGATTGAGCGTTTGCCAGATGACAAGTTACAGAGCCAAATGACATATGAATGGTTACGAATCCATCAGTTGCTGGATCAGCAGCTTCATCAGAAGCGGATTCCGTTCATGCATAATGATCTGTTCATCGAAGAGACGGAATTTGAACCGATATTGAATAGCGAGATTCGAGCGCTGAGATCATGGTGCATATCCAAGGGCATTGGCTTTGATGTATCTTTAATGGTATCGCGTGTACTTACAGACAGCAAATGGTTAGGTTTCATCCTCCGGCAGTTGTTGAGTAATGCGGTGAAATATAGTGATTCATCGGACATCCTCATTGAAAGTCGGGAACAGGATGGACATGTCATACTGATGATTAAGGATCACGGGCGAGGGATTGAGACTCAAGATCTGCCGCGTATATTTGATAAAGGATTTACGTCTACCCGAGGCAGAATGGATGGAGCGGCTACTGGTATGGGGCTGTATCTGGTTCGTCAGGTGGTCCAGACGCTTCATATGCGCATTCATGTAGAATCTTCTCTTGGCGAGGGCACAATCGTCACACTTATTTTTCCGCGAAAAAACGACATGGTGCATCTTGCAGGCGTGTGA